The sequence ATCGTGCTGGTGTACTGGCCCCAGAAGGCAAATATAAAAGGCATGGCATCCATGAACCAGAGGGTGACGTTGGTCTGCTGTGCCTTGATCAGAGTTCCAATGGTAATTTGCCCTGACTGGAGATAGGCATTGATGGCAGTGGCCAGGATAACAGCGCCAAAGGCTATGAGGGTGCCGAACAACGCATAGCGGGTAATCTCGGACTTCATGAGTTTGACGTTGGAGCGAAGGGACTGGCGTAATTTTTCCATATCAGGGCTTACCTTTAAATAAGAAACTTTTAGAAAGCATACATGAATTTAAACCAAAACTTTTCGCCTTTAGGTCTATTTTCAACGTTGGTGTCAAACTGTACCTTTGCGTTAAAAAACATATTTTTATAGTTGTACTGGATAGCGGGACCAATGGAAAATGCCTTGCCCTTATTACCTATATCGCCTCCCGAATCTTCGTCATCCGTGGCCTGAAGATAGAGCATACCGTTAAGGCCGAACATCCAGTTGCCTAAGTGCTGTCCAACGGTGTAATCACAGATAAATTCATGTCCTGTGGTGTAATCGGTGTCTGAATTCTCAAAGTTGATCAAATACTGCAGTTTTGCCGAAATTTCAAACCCCGTGTTACTGATGTAGGTCGGAGCAATAATAGGTGCCACAGTCCAGTAGTTTCGGCCGATACTGGCCGCATCATCGACATCATATTCCCCCACAGGAAGCCAAACATCCATTGCGCCTATAAGATGAAAATTCTTGCTCAGGTGCCAGCCCAGGATCATTGGGGAGACTACAATATCGCCAAGTCCGGTTGTGGATGCATCAACACCTGCCGGAACAATCTCAACGTCGGAATTAACAACAGGTATGATGGTGTGCCAGGCAACGCTGGCCCCGAACAGGGTCATATCAGAGACATAAATAAAACGGAAAGCCGTTCCGGTAACATCAAGATCA comes from uncultured Desulfobacter sp. and encodes:
- a CDS encoding transporter, whose product is MQKSIFFGTAYAQKLLKSVKAGSSFILVLAMIFCSIHSALAAEGGGSAYLGGNEDFMAGALPGPGFYPIVYAFHYTADELMDGNGDKVPVDFDLDVTGTAFRFIYVSDMTLFGASVAWHTIIPVVNSDVEIVPAGVDASTTGLGDIVVSPMILGWHLSKNFHLIGAMDVWLPVGEYDVDDAASIGRNYWTVAPIIAPTYISNTGFEISAKLQYLINFENSDTDYTTGHEFICDYTVGQHLGNWMFGLNGMLYLQATDDEDSGGDIGNKGKAFSIGPAIQYNYKNMFFNAKVQFDTNVENRPKGEKFWFKFMYAF